A stretch of Coriobacteriia bacterium DNA encodes these proteins:
- a CDS encoding 4Fe-4S binding protein, whose product MNTRRQKLRRFIIAAQFVILPITLNYYSPYLMTSGTAERIATFSLIFWLTVFATGLVVGRSFCGWGCPFNGLQQLWESVGVRPLKRVRFLSAIKYVMWIAWVAAVFGIAISVGGWSRFDPFYMTENGVSVSSAGNLITYFGLVLLTLAPLALGRRGFCRYLCPFGVWAIVAEKIGYALHIPRIALVADSSKCTACGSCTKACPMQLPVTEMAQSGSMRTPECFMCETCADVCPNKTITVGYRRAE is encoded by the coding sequence GTGAACACCCGCCGACAGAAGCTCCGCCGTTTCATCATCGCCGCACAGTTCGTGATCCTACCGATCACGCTCAACTACTACTCGCCCTACCTGATGACGTCCGGGACAGCGGAGCGTATCGCCACCTTCTCGCTCATCTTCTGGCTCACCGTCTTTGCGACAGGACTCGTGGTCGGGCGGTCGTTCTGCGGCTGGGGCTGCCCGTTCAACGGCCTGCAGCAGCTCTGGGAGTCGGTGGGTGTGCGGCCCCTCAAGCGCGTCCGGTTCCTCTCGGCGATCAAGTATGTGATGTGGATCGCATGGGTGGCCGCAGTCTTTGGCATCGCCATCTCAGTGGGCGGCTGGAGCAGGTTCGACCCGTTCTACATGACCGAGAACGGAGTCTCCGTCAGCAGCGCCGGCAACCTCATCACCTACTTCGGCCTCGTGCTGCTCACGCTGGCACCGCTCGCCCTGGGGCGTCGCGGGTTCTGCCGCTACCTGTGCCCCTTCGGCGTGTGGGCCATCGTCGCCGAGAAGATCGGCTATGCCCTGCACATCCCGCGCATCGCCCTTGTCGCCGACTCATCGAAGTGCACCGCTTGCGGTTCGTGCACGAAAGCGTGCCCCATGCAGCTGCCGGTCACCGAGATGGCGCAGTCGGGCTCGATGCGCACGCCCGAGTGCTTCATGTGCGAGACCTGCGCCGACGTCTGCCCCAACAAGACGATCACGGTGGGCTACAGGCGCGCAGAGTAG
- a CDS encoding TetR/AcrR family transcriptional regulator, which yields MAASTTRGERTRDEILSAATQVVLESGPDSFSLREVARRADLAPSALYNHFANREALIIALAFRALGALGGYLSAVPECPTATERLERLGLAYRAFAREHPQEYRLVFECLQNPPTDWTTYITVADPFLVIIGACEAGLASGELHDTHGVGAAGMAYALWTLCHGHASLTARNLAYVDGDFEALAAAGVTSMLAGFRKDS from the coding sequence ATGGCTGCATCGACCACCCGAGGCGAACGTACGCGCGACGAGATCCTCTCGGCGGCGACCCAGGTCGTCCTCGAGAGCGGGCCCGACTCGTTCTCGCTGCGCGAAGTCGCACGACGGGCCGACCTCGCTCCCTCGGCGCTCTACAACCACTTCGCCAACCGAGAAGCACTCATCATCGCCCTTGCCTTCCGCGCACTCGGAGCGCTCGGTGGCTACCTCTCGGCGGTCCCCGAGTGCCCCACGGCGACCGAGCGCCTCGAACGACTGGGACTCGCGTACCGCGCGTTCGCGCGCGAGCATCCCCAGGAGTATCGGCTGGTCTTCGAGTGTCTCCAGAACCCGCCCACGGACTGGACGACCTACATCACCGTGGCCGACCCGTTCCTAGTCATCATCGGCGCGTGCGAGGCCGGGTTGGCCTCCGGCGAGCTGCACGATACGCACGGCGTGGGTGCCGCCGGAATGGCGTACGCGCTGTGGACGCTGTGTCATGGCCACGCCTCGCTGACCGCCCGCAACCTCGCATACGTCGATGGCGACTTCGAGGCGCTCGCCGCCGCCGGAGTCACCTCGATGCTCGCCGGCTTCCGAAAGGACTCGTAA
- a CDS encoding cofactor-independent phosphoglycerate mutase — MKYVVVILDGAAGWPLDALGGRTTLAAAETPNLDALAREGRIGMAQTVPAGEEPSSSAACTSILGYDPVADYIGRGAIEAASMGIVLAPDEIALRVNTVTITDGIMTSYACGHIATEESNAIILDIATALDDDTFRFYPGVAYRHILVVKGHPELLQLAYTPPHDISDKPVAGHLPSGAGAGLLLDLMDRARPLLDNSAVNRCRVADGKLPVTDIWPFWPGAAPSGMVPFAAKWGVSAAMTSGVDLLNGLAVLAGMDRLDIAGVTGGSDNDYTGQTDGALAALEDHDLVVIHVESPDEEGHAGDTAAKVAAIEAIDRDVVSRVLAYAHSHGGVRILAMPDHPTPIEIKTHVGEPVPFLLWGPGVTANGATHYAEDAATASALVLDPGRLVMDELLG, encoded by the coding sequence ATGAAGTACGTGGTCGTGATTTTGGACGGTGCCGCCGGATGGCCGCTCGACGCGCTCGGTGGGCGAACGACGCTCGCCGCCGCCGAGACCCCGAACCTCGATGCGCTCGCACGCGAGGGCCGCATCGGCATGGCACAGACGGTGCCGGCGGGCGAGGAGCCATCATCGTCGGCTGCGTGCACGTCGATCCTGGGCTACGATCCGGTCGCCGACTACATCGGTCGAGGAGCCATCGAAGCCGCGAGCATGGGTATCGTGCTTGCTCCCGATGAGATCGCACTCCGCGTCAACACGGTCACGATCACTGACGGCATCATGACGTCGTACGCGTGCGGCCACATCGCCACCGAGGAGTCCAACGCGATCATCCTCGACATCGCGACGGCACTCGATGACGACACCTTCCGCTTCTATCCGGGTGTTGCGTACCGGCACATCCTCGTCGTCAAAGGCCACCCCGAGCTGCTGCAGCTCGCCTACACACCACCGCACGACATCTCCGATAAGCCGGTCGCGGGTCATCTCCCTTCGGGCGCGGGAGCCGGGCTGCTGCTCGATCTCATGGATCGCGCCCGCCCGCTGCTCGACAACAGTGCGGTGAACCGATGCCGCGTCGCCGACGGCAAGTTGCCCGTCACCGACATCTGGCCGTTTTGGCCGGGCGCGGCACCGAGCGGCATGGTTCCCTTCGCCGCGAAGTGGGGGGTCAGCGCCGCGATGACGAGCGGCGTGGACCTTCTCAACGGCTTGGCTGTCCTTGCGGGGATGGACCGGCTCGACATCGCCGGGGTCACCGGTGGATCGGACAACGACTACACAGGGCAGACCGACGGGGCACTTGCGGCGCTCGAAGACCACGACCTCGTTGTCATTCACGTCGAGTCGCCCGACGAGGAGGGCCACGCCGGAGACACGGCGGCCAAGGTCGCAGCGATCGAGGCCATCGACCGTGACGTCGTCTCGCGGGTTCTCGCCTACGCGCACTCGCACGGGGGCGTCCGCATCCTCGCAATGCCAGACCATCCCACGCCGATCGAGATCAAGACACACGTGGGCGAGCCGGTACCGTTCCTCTTGTGGGGTCCCGGTGTCACAGCTAATGGCGCGACGCACTATGCGGAAGACGCCGCTACTGCCTCAGCACTGGTGCTCGATCCCGGCCGCCTGGTGATGGACGAGTTGCTCGGCTAG
- a CDS encoding flavodoxin family protein → MLIVAIDASPVRGVVSQSVEEAARSAEAAGATVSRIRLADLSVHSCTGCGMCRYTEACKIPDDLPELAERISQADGVIFGLPSYFRRPDASTAALLARFKRFFPDTKQLVLPGVGHREIPPAPHVRAAKRAVIITACAAPEPLATFFGYTTGPIRELRSALDTGGIRTVGSLALTGGWNRHAFDEWERDRASSLGRMLAGKI, encoded by the coding sequence GTGCTGATTGTCGCGATCGACGCAAGTCCAGTTCGTGGCGTGGTAAGCCAATCCGTCGAGGAAGCCGCCCGCTCAGCTGAGGCGGCAGGGGCCACCGTCTCCCGAATCCGCCTCGCAGACCTCAGCGTTCACTCCTGCACCGGCTGTGGCATGTGTCGCTACACCGAGGCGTGCAAGATCCCGGACGACCTTCCTGAACTGGCCGAACGCATCAGCCAGGCCGATGGTGTGATCTTCGGACTCCCCTCGTACTTCCGCAGACCGGACGCTTCCACCGCCGCGCTGCTCGCCCGCTTCAAGCGCTTCTTCCCCGACACCAAGCAGCTGGTGCTGCCGGGTGTCGGCCACCGCGAGATACCCCCAGCGCCGCACGTCCGAGCAGCCAAGCGCGCCGTCATCATCACAGCGTGCGCGGCCCCCGAACCGCTCGCGACGTTCTTCGGCTACACCACGGGCCCGATTCGGGAGTTGCGCAGCGCATTGGACACCGGCGGGATCCGCACAGTGGGTTCGCTCGCGCTGACCGGCGGCTGGAACCGCCACGCGTTTGATGAGTGGGAGCGCGACCGCGCGTCTTCGCTCGGTCGCATGCTCGCCGGCAAGATCTAG
- a CDS encoding PadR family transcriptional regulator, with translation MSLEHAILGFLYAAPRSGYDLKTRCFDVEARTLWTADQAQIYRTLERLKDSRLVSVTRRRQAGRPDRKLYEITPAGRDTFAALETAAAPLPAPRDAFLLQVYFAAEASDDVIVSLLHARRAQHQSRLEQLRADAIALADDSALTERASAMRHAAFDGAMARERASIDWLDDIREAISAGHLPPAEISESGSANPLFGWAQA, from the coding sequence ATGTCGTTGGAGCACGCGATTCTTGGATTTCTCTACGCTGCACCGCGCTCGGGCTATGACCTGAAGACGCGCTGCTTCGACGTAGAGGCGAGAACGCTGTGGACCGCCGATCAGGCGCAGATCTATCGCACACTCGAGCGTCTCAAGGACTCCCGGCTCGTCTCGGTGACGCGCCGCCGGCAGGCCGGTCGCCCCGACCGCAAGCTCTACGAGATCACTCCCGCCGGGCGCGACACCTTCGCCGCACTTGAGACCGCAGCGGCGCCCCTGCCCGCCCCGCGGGACGCCTTTCTCCTCCAGGTCTACTTCGCTGCGGAAGCATCCGACGATGTGATCGTCTCTCTCCTGCACGCGCGACGGGCACAACACCAATCGCGGCTCGAGCAGCTCCGCGCCGACGCCATCGCGCTCGCTGATGACTCCGCATTGACCGAGCGGGCGTCGGCGATGAGGCATGCGGCCTTCGACGGAGCGATGGCGCGGGAGCGCGCATCCATCGACTGGCTCGACGACATTCGGGAAGCGATCTCGGCGGGGCACCTACCGCCCGCCGAGATTTCTGAGTCCGGTTCGGCGAATCCCCTTTTCGGATGGGCGCAGGCATGA
- a CDS encoding EamA family transporter, with the protein MPQLSQRAKVIIAMLILYVVWGTTYLGIKVGLDAGLPPALFAGVRQIPAALIMFGLALWRRSPLRISPRDLRTACIAGILLIVGGQYFTFLAEQNVPSGMSALVVALIPLWIALVESVFPDMQRPGKLGWLGLAIGFSGLGILMWPHIVGAATGTKELVGIGMQLIGSWLWTAGTIYSKRHPTTADNFVVTGWEMLIAGAVLLPLGTVLGEWSRFHPDPKAIGAILYLVVFGSAIAFTAFTYALQHLSASKVMTYAYVNPVIAVFAGAFAGSIGLVPAEPITAPTLIGMVVIVGGVALTTSAPTLPPRRAPESPDAATLAAEPLVEPVASEI; encoded by the coding sequence GTGCCCCAACTGTCACAACGCGCCAAGGTCATCATCGCGATGCTCATCCTCTACGTTGTGTGGGGCACCACCTATCTCGGTATCAAAGTCGGCCTGGACGCCGGACTACCGCCGGCACTCTTCGCGGGCGTGCGTCAGATCCCCGCGGCGCTCATCATGTTCGGACTCGCGCTGTGGCGCCGCTCTCCGCTGCGCATCTCACCCCGCGACCTGCGCACAGCGTGCATCGCCGGCATCCTGCTCATCGTGGGCGGTCAGTACTTCACCTTCCTCGCCGAGCAGAACGTGCCCTCCGGTATGTCCGCTCTCGTCGTCGCGCTCATCCCGCTGTGGATCGCACTTGTCGAGTCGGTGTTCCCCGACATGCAGCGGCCGGGCAAGCTCGGCTGGCTCGGTCTTGCGATCGGCTTTTCGGGGCTCGGCATCCTGATGTGGCCGCACATCGTGGGCGCGGCCACGGGCACCAAGGAGCTGGTCGGCATCGGCATGCAGCTCATCGGGTCGTGGCTGTGGACCGCCGGCACCATCTATTCCAAGCGCCATCCCACTACCGCCGACAACTTCGTCGTCACCGGCTGGGAGATGCTCATCGCCGGGGCGGTCCTGCTGCCGCTCGGCACGGTGCTGGGCGAGTGGTCCCGCTTCCATCCCGACCCCAAGGCCATCGGCGCCATCCTGTACCTGGTGGTCTTTGGCAGCGCCATCGCGTTCACGGCATTCACCTACGCGCTCCAGCACCTCAGTGCGAGCAAGGTCATGACGTACGCCTACGTCAACCCGGTCATCGCCGTGTTCGCAGGTGCGTTCGCAGGCAGCATCGGCCTCGTCCCCGCCGAGCCCATCACCGCACCGACCCTCATCGGGATGGTGGTCATCGTCGGCGGTGTCGCACTCACGACGAGTGCGCCGACACTGCCGCCGCGCAGAGCACCCGAGTCACCGGACGCCGCCACGCTTGCCGCCGAGCCCCTCGTGGAGCCTGTCGCCAGCGAGATCTGA
- a CDS encoding NUDIX hydrolase — protein sequence MSPFTYEYPRPAFTVDTVVFAGPASARKVLLVKRGMPPFAGCWALPGGFVDEGERPVEAARRELSEETGLVWEGALLPIGTWGDPGRDPRGWTVSAVYLADIGLEPLKVVGGDDAAEAAWFFADELPKLAFDHDEIVTVAVWHLKCIG from the coding sequence ATGAGTCCCTTCACCTACGAGTATCCGCGGCCCGCCTTCACCGTCGACACCGTCGTGTTCGCCGGTCCGGCGAGCGCTCGCAAAGTCTTGCTCGTCAAGCGTGGCATGCCGCCCTTCGCGGGCTGCTGGGCGCTGCCCGGCGGCTTCGTCGACGAGGGCGAGCGGCCGGTCGAGGCTGCACGCCGTGAACTCTCCGAGGAGACCGGGCTCGTGTGGGAAGGGGCGCTGCTGCCCATAGGTACCTGGGGCGACCCTGGCCGCGACCCGCGTGGTTGGACCGTCTCGGCGGTGTACCTGGCCGACATCGGACTCGAGCCGCTCAAGGTGGTTGGTGGCGACGACGCCGCTGAGGCCGCGTGGTTCTTCGCCGACGAGCTGCCGAAGCTCGCGTTCGACCACGACGAGATCGTGACCGTGGCCGTGTGGCACCTGAAGTGCATCGGGTAG
- a CDS encoding dihydropteroate synthase, which yields MPDIMKRLGHEVLVVDGAMGTMLHRAGLPAGECPEFLNITAPEMVGNVHNLYKLAGADCVSSNTFGGSRPKLAEYGYADRVSEFNRAGVRIAKQFGSPHVLADMGPTGLVMEPLGPATFDEVFAAFAEQAAALAAETPDAIFIETMTDIAEARCAVLAAKSVTDLPVFASCTFGLSGRMDISGTEPEVAAAVLEAAGADAIALNCGLGPEQMLPLLARMVSATKLPVIVQPNAGLPTLDDEGHTVFPGTPEEMADFARAAAQAGAAGVGSCCGSTPAYTGAIVDAVADKACVEIADRGFAGTVLAGPRKLVTLGAGSPVRVIGERINPTGKKALAEELRAGSMSIVRSFAAEQQAAGADLLDVNVGAAGVEAVEALPAAVLALVGTTDLPLCIDTTDFAALEAALRVYPGRALVNSVNGEAASIAAVLPLVAKYGAAVVVLALDDGGIPKTADGRVAIVERIREAAHSAGIADGALVVDALVMTAATDESAPRTTVAALAGAHDLGLATILGVSNVSHGLPNRVLLNAAFFDAAVAAGLDAGIINPNDHVVMEAVRVANQARVAGFDGDAHHTAWAAWDAAYASALDAAAAGADALAGGSTDAANAAVAATPAEALETAVLRGDADAAPALVDAVIEAGTPAGDVIGTVLTPAIQRLGDAYGRGDVFLPQMMIAAEAMKGAVARVKTYLPDSADSSEGRVVFATVKGDIHSIGKDICVSLLESQGYDVIDLGVDVAVDEVVSAAAGADAVCLSALMTTTLPSMRDTVDAMRASNPGTPVFVGGAVVTPEWAEQIGAGYSADAPGCVNVVRTAIKGK from the coding sequence ATGCCCGACATCATGAAGCGCCTTGGCCATGAAGTGCTCGTCGTCGACGGCGCCATGGGTACCATGCTGCACCGTGCCGGGCTGCCGGCAGGCGAGTGCCCCGAATTCCTCAACATCACCGCACCCGAGATGGTGGGCAACGTCCACAACCTCTATAAGCTCGCGGGCGCGGACTGTGTAAGCAGCAATACATTCGGTGGTTCGCGTCCCAAGCTCGCCGAGTACGGTTATGCGGACCGCGTAAGCGAGTTCAATCGTGCGGGCGTGCGCATCGCCAAGCAGTTCGGCTCGCCGCACGTGCTCGCCGACATGGGCCCGACGGGGTTGGTCATGGAGCCGCTCGGGCCGGCGACGTTTGACGAGGTGTTCGCCGCGTTCGCGGAGCAAGCCGCAGCCCTTGCCGCCGAGACACCCGACGCGATCTTCATCGAGACGATGACCGACATCGCCGAGGCGCGCTGCGCCGTTCTCGCCGCCAAGTCCGTCACCGACCTGCCGGTCTTCGCGAGCTGTACCTTTGGGCTTTCCGGTCGCATGGACATCTCGGGCACCGAGCCCGAGGTCGCCGCCGCGGTGCTCGAAGCCGCCGGCGCCGACGCGATCGCGCTGAACTGCGGGCTTGGCCCGGAGCAGATGCTGCCGTTGCTCGCGCGCATGGTGAGTGCGACGAAGCTCCCGGTCATCGTCCAGCCCAACGCCGGGCTGCCCACGCTCGACGATGAGGGCCACACCGTGTTCCCCGGTACCCCCGAGGAGATGGCCGACTTCGCGCGCGCCGCTGCACAGGCGGGAGCCGCCGGCGTCGGTTCGTGCTGCGGTTCGACCCCCGCCTACACCGGCGCGATCGTGGACGCCGTCGCCGATAAGGCCTGCGTCGAGATCGCCGACCGCGGCTTTGCGGGCACCGTGCTCGCGGGACCGCGCAAGCTCGTCACGCTGGGTGCGGGCTCGCCCGTGCGCGTGATCGGCGAGCGCATCAATCCCACGGGCAAGAAGGCGCTCGCCGAGGAGCTGCGCGCCGGCTCGATGAGCATCGTGCGCTCGTTCGCCGCCGAGCAGCAGGCCGCGGGTGCGGACCTGCTCGACGTCAACGTCGGTGCGGCTGGAGTCGAGGCGGTCGAGGCGTTGCCAGCAGCCGTGCTCGCGCTCGTGGGCACCACCGACCTGCCGCTGTGCATCGACACCACCGACTTCGCCGCGCTCGAAGCGGCGCTTCGCGTCTACCCTGGCCGAGCGCTGGTCAACAGCGTCAACGGTGAGGCCGCCTCGATCGCGGCCGTGCTGCCTCTCGTCGCCAAGTACGGCGCCGCGGTGGTCGTGCTTGCGCTCGACGATGGCGGGATACCCAAGACGGCGGATGGCCGTGTCGCCATCGTCGAGCGCATCCGCGAGGCCGCGCACAGCGCGGGCATCGCGGACGGGGCGCTCGTCGTAGACGCTCTCGTGATGACGGCGGCCACCGACGAGAGCGCCCCGCGCACGACCGTCGCGGCGCTCGCGGGCGCGCACGACCTGGGACTCGCGACGATCCTCGGCGTCAGCAACGTGAGCCATGGCCTGCCCAACCGGGTGCTGCTCAACGCCGCGTTCTTCGACGCCGCGGTCGCCGCCGGCCTCGACGCCGGCATCATCAACCCCAACGACCACGTCGTCATGGAAGCGGTGCGCGTCGCGAACCAAGCGCGCGTCGCCGGCTTCGATGGTGACGCGCACCACACCGCATGGGCCGCCTGGGACGCCGCGTACGCATCGGCGCTCGATGCCGCGGCCGCCGGAGCGGATGCACTCGCCGGCGGGAGCACGGACGCCGCGAACGCGGCGGTCGCCGCGACGCCAGCGGAAGCGCTCGAGACGGCGGTGCTTCGCGGCGACGCCGACGCGGCGCCGGCCCTCGTCGACGCTGTGATCGAGGCGGGCACCCCGGCCGGCGACGTGATCGGCACCGTGCTGACGCCGGCGATCCAGCGGCTGGGTGACGCGTACGGTCGCGGCGACGTGTTCCTGCCGCAGATGATGATTGCGGCCGAGGCTATGAAGGGCGCGGTCGCGCGCGTGAAGACGTACCTGCCCGACTCGGCGGACTCGAGCGAAGGGCGCGTCGTCTTCGCGACCGTTAAGGGTGACATTCACTCCATCGGCAAGGACATCTGCGTGTCGCTTCTGGAGAGTCAGGGCTACGACGTGATCGATCTCGGCGTGGACGTTGCTGTGGACGAGGTAGTATCGGCAGCTGCCGGCGCCGATGCCGTATGCCTGTCCGCACTCATGACCACCACGCTGCCCTCCATGCGCGACACCGTCGACGCCATGCGCGCGAGCAATCCGGGGACCCCGGTGTTCGTGGGCGGCGCCGTAGTCACCCCCGAGTGGGCCGAGCAGATCGGCGCGGGTTACTCGGCGGACGCACCGGGCTGCGTGAACGTCGTGCGCACCGCGATCAAAGGGAAGTAG
- a CDS encoding 5,10-methylenetetrahydrofolate reductase, which translates to MIITKPRDWARIKGNLEELGAKRVFLMGCGECATVAHTGGHAELMVAKSVLEGAGYEVTGLVVGAVACHSGGTRLEMRKHQHEIDAADAVVVLACGAGVQTAADAIAKPVFPGLESAFLGNVIRNGVFEERCMMCGDCVLDKTAGICPVTTCPKGLLNGPCGGMWDGMCEVMTDRPCTHVKIKQRLAEQGRCRVARIEPKDHSAKLKPGAVSMRPARDAKKAAASGEGSGS; encoded by the coding sequence ATGATCATCACCAAGCCGCGCGACTGGGCGCGCATCAAAGGTAATCTCGAGGAGCTTGGCGCCAAGCGCGTCTTTCTCATGGGCTGTGGCGAGTGCGCCACGGTCGCACACACGGGCGGTCACGCCGAACTGATGGTCGCGAAGTCGGTGCTCGAGGGCGCCGGTTACGAGGTCACGGGTCTGGTCGTGGGCGCCGTCGCGTGTCACTCGGGCGGAACGCGGCTTGAGATGCGCAAGCACCAGCACGAGATCGACGCCGCCGATGCGGTCGTGGTGCTCGCCTGCGGTGCAGGCGTGCAGACGGCCGCCGACGCCATCGCCAAGCCGGTGTTTCCCGGCCTCGAGAGTGCGTTTCTGGGCAACGTCATCCGAAACGGTGTGTTCGAGGAGCGCTGCATGATGTGCGGCGACTGCGTCCTCGACAAGACCGCAGGTATCTGTCCGGTCACGACCTGCCCCAAGGGGTTGCTCAACGGCCCGTGCGGCGGGATGTGGGACGGCATGTGCGAGGTCATGACCGACAGGCCGTGCACGCACGTCAAGATCAAGCAGCGCCTTGCCGAGCAGGGCCGCTGCCGCGTGGCGCGCATCGAGCCCAAGGACCACTCGGCGAAACTGAAGCCGGGCGCCGTGAGCATGCGCCCCGCGCGCGACGCGAAGAAGGCCGCCGCAAGCGGCGAGGGGAGCGGCTCGTGA
- a CDS encoding 5,10-methylenetetrahydrofolate reductase encodes MSRLRDMLDAGEFVITGEIAPPHGTDYSAMLTSVRTLSEVCHAINVTDNQGATLHLSSLAASRVVLDNGNGCEPIFQQTCRDRNRLALQSDLLAAWTLGLENVLVVTGDDPRGGDHPQAKGVFDLDSTLLIDATRNMNEGKDMNGAPLSGATDFFIGGALFPEAEPWEIALERAHQKINAGATFFQTQAITDTEKFARAAEALKPTGAKLIAGVLLFKSPRVINFINEKLAGLMVPDWITDRITSAASPLEESIKIATEQVRELSQIADGVHIMPLGSDDAVVRIINDAGLA; translated from the coding sequence GTGAGTCGGCTCCGCGACATGCTCGATGCCGGCGAGTTCGTCATCACCGGCGAGATAGCGCCGCCGCACGGCACCGACTACTCGGCGATGCTGACCAGCGTGCGTACGCTTTCCGAGGTGTGCCACGCCATCAACGTCACCGACAACCAGGGCGCCACGCTGCACCTCAGTTCGCTCGCGGCGTCGCGCGTCGTGCTCGACAACGGCAACGGCTGCGAGCCGATCTTCCAGCAGACCTGCCGAGACAGGAATCGACTCGCGTTGCAGTCTGACCTGCTCGCGGCGTGGACGCTCGGGCTCGAGAACGTGCTCGTCGTCACCGGTGATGACCCGCGCGGCGGCGACCACCCGCAAGCCAAGGGCGTCTTCGACCTCGACTCGACGCTGCTCATCGACGCCACGCGCAACATGAACGAGGGCAAGGACATGAACGGTGCGCCGCTGTCCGGTGCCACCGACTTCTTCATCGGCGGGGCACTGTTCCCCGAGGCCGAGCCGTGGGAGATCGCGCTGGAGCGCGCGCACCAGAAGATCAACGCCGGCGCGACATTCTTCCAGACGCAGGCGATCACCGACACCGAGAAGTTCGCTCGGGCCGCCGAGGCGCTCAAGCCCACCGGTGCCAAGCTCATCGCCGGCGTGCTGCTGTTCAAGAGCCCGCGCGTGATCAACTTCATCAACGAGAAGCTCGCCGGTCTCATGGTCCCCGACTGGATCACCGACCGCATCACGAGCGCCGCGAGCCCGCTTGAAGAGTCCATCAAGATCGCCACCGAGCAGGTCCGCGAGCTCTCGCAGATCGCCGACGGCGTCCACATCATGCCGCTCGGTTCCGACGATGCGGTAGTGCGCATCATCAACGACGCGGGCCTCGCCTAA
- a CDS encoding cadherin-like beta sandwich domain-containing protein, with amino-acid sequence MGSPKSSKTLLGAALLIAVAALTLSGCVSSAKAPIQKNLSLGKVQVEQNTTSGNIPQQLTEYGVFYSTSLQALKDVNQGAAAGQEATLNISPSVESRYDLPYVKRQLSWQLSASEVGTLTVPIKGLKPGTKYYTRMYAIGTAKGTISILGFDVITPGDTVGALFPIGSITTSNPTLKSLTKSRGTLSPKFSKTKYAYTNTISSGTSKSRISVSPTLAGSSVQMKVGAGAFSLARSKTVSVARHGSKVLTIRVTAPDGITADYVVTIKRK; translated from the coding sequence ATGGGCAGTCCAAAGAGCTCGAAGACCCTACTGGGTGCTGCGCTGCTAATCGCGGTTGCGGCACTCACGCTATCGGGGTGCGTCAGTTCAGCGAAAGCACCGATTCAGAAGAACTTATCGCTGGGTAAGGTGCAGGTAGAGCAGAACACTACCAGCGGAAATATCCCGCAACAGCTCACTGAGTATGGTGTGTTCTACTCGACGAGTCTCCAAGCGCTCAAAGATGTCAATCAGGGGGCGGCTGCTGGCCAAGAAGCGACTCTCAATATCAGTCCGTCCGTTGAGTCTCGCTACGACCTGCCGTATGTGAAGAGGCAGCTCTCATGGCAGCTGAGTGCATCAGAGGTCGGCACGCTCACCGTTCCGATCAAGGGTCTGAAGCCTGGCACGAAGTACTACACACGCATGTACGCGATTGGTACTGCCAAGGGGACGATCAGCATTCTGGGTTTCGATGTCATCACTCCCGGTGACACCGTCGGAGCGCTCTTCCCGATTGGCAGTATCACCACGAGCAACCCGACTCTTAAGTCGCTCACGAAGAGTCGTGGCACTCTGTCGCCCAAGTTCTCGAAGACCAAGTACGCCTATACGAACACCATCTCCTCGGGAACGTCCAAGTCGCGCATCTCGGTGTCACCGACGCTCGCAGGTTCTTCAGTACAGATGAAGGTGGGCGCGGGCGCGTTCAGCCTTGCGCGCAGCAAGACGGTATCCGTGGCACGCCACGGGAGCAAAGTGCTCACCATTCGCGTCACGGCGCCGGATGGCATTACTGCCGACTACGTCGTTACCATCAAGCGCAAGTAG